A region from the Streptosporangium sp. NBC_01756 genome encodes:
- a CDS encoding glycoside hydrolase family 48 protein: MPQISAKTGALPRFRRRVAALALLSLAAGTTTALAASPAFAAVSCDVTYATNDWQGGFTANVSIKNLGDPLNGWTLGFAFPNASQKLTQGWSATWAQSGQNVTAKNLDWNGNLATGASTSIGFNGNWSGSNPKPTSFTINGVTCGGTGPVNQAPTVGITKPLAGATFTAPATVDITANAADSDGTVAKVEFFNGTTLLGTDTTAPYAYSWANVAAGDYSLTAKATDDKGASTTSSPIGISVQANAAPAVLLTPATIAVPEGGSADLSVKLSKAPSANVTVTTARTSGDADLTVSSGGSLTFTTANWNTAQTVKIAAAEDTDQTSGSAEFTSTATGHTSAKATATEVDNDSTGGDNEYIKRFTTMYNKLKDPANGYFSPEGVPYHSVETFMVEAPDHGHETTSEAYSYYLWLEAAYGKVTGDWSKFNAAWASMEKYIIPSTADQPTNSFYNASKPATYAGEWDDIKQYPSKLDNGVSVGTDPIAGELKSAYGTSDVYGMHWLLDVDNTYGFGRCGDGTTKPAYINTYQRGPEESVFETIPQPSCDTFKHGGKNGYLDLFTGDSAYAKQWKYTNAPDADARAVQAAYWAHTWAKEQGKESQVATSVSKAAKMGDYLRYAMYDKYFKKQGCTSTSCAAGTGKDSSAYLLSWYYAWGGANDTSAGWAWRIGSSHNHSGYQNPMAAWALSSVDALKPKGATAVQDWTTSTKRQLEFYRWLQSTEGAIAGGATNSWQGHYAAPPSTLPTFYGMAYDWQPVYHDPPSNQWFGFQAWSMERVAELYYATGNADAKLVLDKWVKWATDNTTVNADGTFQIPSTLVWTGQPDTWNASSPGSNAGLHVSIRDYTSDIGVAGSYAKVLTYYAAKSGNATAKTIAKGLLDGIWKNNQDAKGVSVPETKADYSRLNDPVYVPAGWTGKMPNGDVIDSNSTFMSIRSFYKNDPDWPKVDSFLKGTGPAPTFNYHRFWAQVDVAVALAEYGRLFP, encoded by the coding sequence ATGCCTCAGATTTCTGCCAAAACGGGAGCGCTCCCACGCTTCCGGAGACGGGTCGCCGCGCTGGCGCTGCTCAGCCTGGCGGCCGGAACGACCACCGCGCTGGCAGCCTCGCCCGCATTCGCCGCGGTCTCCTGCGATGTCACCTACGCGACCAACGACTGGCAGGGCGGCTTCACCGCCAACGTGTCGATCAAGAACCTGGGTGACCCGCTGAACGGCTGGACCCTCGGGTTCGCCTTCCCCAACGCCTCGCAGAAGCTCACCCAGGGCTGGAGCGCCACCTGGGCGCAGAGCGGCCAGAACGTCACCGCCAAGAACCTGGACTGGAACGGCAACCTGGCCACCGGGGCCTCGACCAGCATCGGCTTCAACGGAAACTGGTCCGGGTCCAACCCCAAGCCGACCAGCTTCACGATCAACGGCGTCACCTGCGGTGGGACCGGCCCCGTCAACCAGGCCCCGACCGTGGGCATCACCAAGCCGCTCGCGGGGGCCACCTTCACCGCGCCCGCCACGGTGGACATCACCGCCAACGCCGCCGACAGCGACGGCACGGTCGCCAAGGTCGAGTTCTTCAACGGCACGACCCTGCTGGGCACCGACACCACCGCGCCGTACGCCTACAGCTGGGCGAACGTGGCGGCCGGCGACTACTCGCTCACCGCGAAGGCGACCGACGACAAGGGCGCGAGCACGACCTCCTCCCCGATCGGGATCAGCGTTCAGGCCAACGCCGCCCCCGCGGTGCTCCTCACCCCGGCCACGATCGCCGTCCCCGAGGGCGGCAGCGCTGACCTCTCGGTCAAGCTCTCCAAGGCCCCGTCCGCGAACGTCACCGTGACGACCGCCAGGACCAGTGGCGACGCCGACCTGACCGTCTCCTCGGGCGGCTCGCTGACCTTCACCACGGCCAACTGGAACACCGCCCAGACCGTGAAGATCGCCGCCGCCGAGGACACCGATCAGACCTCGGGCAGCGCGGAGTTCACCTCGACCGCCACCGGCCACACCTCGGCCAAGGCGACCGCCACCGAGGTGGACAACGACAGCACGGGCGGCGACAACGAGTACATCAAGCGCTTCACCACGATGTACAACAAGCTCAAGGACCCGGCGAACGGCTACTTCTCACCGGAGGGCGTGCCGTACCACTCGGTGGAGACCTTCATGGTCGAGGCCCCGGACCACGGGCACGAGACCACCTCCGAGGCGTACAGCTACTACCTGTGGCTGGAGGCGGCCTACGGCAAGGTGACCGGCGACTGGAGCAAGTTCAACGCCGCCTGGGCCTCGATGGAGAAGTACATCATCCCCTCCACCGCCGACCAGCCGACCAACTCCTTCTACAACGCGTCCAAGCCCGCCACCTACGCCGGTGAGTGGGACGACATCAAGCAGTACCCGTCCAAGCTGGACAACGGTGTCAGCGTCGGCACCGACCCGATCGCGGGCGAGCTGAAGAGCGCCTACGGCACCAGCGACGTGTACGGCATGCACTGGCTGCTCGACGTGGACAACACCTACGGCTTCGGCCGCTGCGGCGACGGCACCACCAAGCCCGCCTACATCAACACCTACCAGCGCGGCCCGGAGGAGTCGGTCTTCGAGACCATCCCCCAGCCGTCCTGCGACACCTTCAAGCACGGCGGCAAGAACGGCTACCTGGACCTGTTCACCGGGGACAGCGCCTACGCCAAGCAGTGGAAGTACACCAACGCCCCCGACGCGGACGCCCGCGCCGTCCAGGCCGCCTACTGGGCGCACACCTGGGCCAAGGAGCAGGGCAAGGAGTCGCAGGTCGCCACCTCGGTCTCCAAGGCCGCGAAGATGGGTGACTACCTGCGCTACGCGATGTACGACAAGTACTTCAAGAAGCAGGGCTGCACCAGCACCTCGTGCGCGGCCGGCACCGGCAAGGACAGTTCGGCCTACCTGCTGAGCTGGTACTACGCCTGGGGCGGCGCCAACGACACCTCCGCCGGCTGGGCCTGGCGGATCGGCTCCAGCCACAACCACTCCGGCTACCAGAACCCGATGGCCGCCTGGGCGCTGTCCAGCGTGGACGCGCTCAAGCCCAAGGGGGCGACCGCCGTACAGGACTGGACCACCAGCACCAAGCGGCAGCTGGAGTTCTACCGCTGGCTGCAGTCGACCGAGGGCGCGATCGCCGGTGGCGCCACCAACAGCTGGCAGGGCCACTACGCGGCCCCGCCGTCCACGCTGCCCACCTTCTACGGCATGGCCTACGACTGGCAGCCGGTCTACCACGACCCGCCGTCGAACCAGTGGTTCGGCTTCCAGGCCTGGTCGATGGAGCGGGTCGCGGAGCTCTACTACGCGACCGGCAACGCCGACGCCAAGCTGGTGCTGGACAAGTGGGTCAAGTGGGCGACCGACAACACCACGGTCAACGCCGACGGCACCTTCCAGATCCCCTCGACCCTGGTGTGGACCGGCCAGCCGGACACCTGGAACGCGAGCTCCCCGGGCAGCAACGCCGGGCTGCACGTCAGCATCCGGGACTACACCAGCGACATCGGTGTGGCGGGCTCCTACGCCAAGGTGCTCACCTACTACGCCGCCAAGTCCGGTAACGCCACGGCCAAGACCATCGCCAAGGGCCTGCTGGACGGCATCTGGAAGAACAACCAGGACGCCAAGGGCGTCTCGGTGCCGGAGACCAAGGCCGACTACAGCCGGCTCAACGACCCGGTCTACGTCCCCGCAGGCTGGACGGGCAAGATGCCCAACGGCGACGTGATCGACTCCAACTCCACCTTCATGTCGATCCGGTCCTTCTACAAGAACGACCCGGACTGGCCGAAGGTCGACTCGTTCCTGAAGGGCACCGGCCCCGCGCCGACCTTCAACTACCACCGGTTCTGGGCGCAGGTCGACGTGGCCGTCGCCCTCGCCGAGTACGGCCGGCTCTTCCCCTGA
- a CDS encoding cellulase family glycosylhydrolase, with the protein MKVLRFRRWSAAFAALVTTSALAVALGSSPAAAAGGTGTGYLHTSGNKIVDSTGATVRLTGINWFGMETDNKTFHGLWSSNPWKGQIDKMASLGYNTLRVPFSNDALKPGAVATGVNDYVNPDLVGNTPLQILDKVIDYAGSKGMRIILDRHRPTAAGQSALWYVAATPESKWIDDWKMLAQRYAGNTTVIGADLHNEPHAEGTNPAATGACWGCGDTTRDWRLAAERAGNAVLSVNPNWLIFVEGVSCPSGGLSNVWDNDPSNDEDCGWWGGNLSKAGQFPVRLSVPDRLVYSPHEYATSVYHQTWFDAPNYPANMPAIWDKYWGYLYKQNIAPIMMGEFGTTLQASVDKIWLQELMKYTGTGVNGMSFTYWSWNPNSGDTGGIAKDDWTSINQDKQDILQPYLIPPVGGGGGGNPTPTPTPTPTAGPASCTSSYKLVNSWQGGFQGELTVKNTGGSALGNWAATWSMPAGVTLASAWNAVVTTSGTTWTAKGPDWARNLPAGQSVTIGFTANGPSTPGPEAVTCS; encoded by the coding sequence ATGAAAGTCCTGCGTTTTCGCAGGTGGTCGGCGGCGTTTGCGGCGCTCGTGACCACCTCGGCGCTGGCGGTCGCGCTCGGCTCCTCCCCCGCGGCTGCGGCGGGCGGAACCGGTACCGGCTACCTGCACACCTCCGGCAACAAGATCGTCGACAGCACGGGGGCGACCGTCCGGCTGACCGGCATCAACTGGTTCGGCATGGAGACCGACAACAAGACGTTCCATGGGCTGTGGTCGAGCAATCCGTGGAAGGGCCAGATCGACAAGATGGCCTCACTCGGCTACAACACGCTGCGGGTGCCGTTCTCCAACGACGCGCTCAAGCCGGGTGCGGTCGCCACCGGTGTGAACGACTACGTCAACCCCGACCTGGTGGGCAACACCCCGCTGCAGATCCTCGACAAGGTCATCGACTACGCCGGCAGCAAGGGCATGCGGATCATCCTGGACCGCCACCGCCCGACCGCCGCCGGGCAGTCCGCCCTCTGGTACGTCGCCGCGACGCCGGAGAGCAAGTGGATCGACGACTGGAAGATGCTCGCCCAGCGCTACGCCGGCAACACCACCGTCATCGGCGCCGACCTGCACAACGAGCCGCACGCCGAAGGCACCAACCCGGCCGCCACCGGCGCCTGCTGGGGCTGCGGCGACACCACCCGCGACTGGCGGCTGGCCGCCGAGCGGGCGGGCAACGCGGTGCTGTCGGTCAACCCCAACTGGCTGATCTTCGTCGAGGGTGTGAGCTGCCCGAGCGGCGGCCTGTCCAATGTCTGGGACAACGACCCCAGCAACGACGAGGACTGCGGCTGGTGGGGTGGAAACCTGTCCAAAGCCGGCCAGTTCCCGGTACGGCTCAGCGTGCCGGACCGGCTGGTCTATTCTCCCCACGAATACGCCACCTCGGTTTATCACCAGACGTGGTTCGACGCGCCGAATTACCCGGCGAACATGCCCGCGATATGGGACAAATATTGGGGCTATCTGTACAAGCAAAACATTGCCCCGATCATGATGGGCGAGTTCGGCACCACACTTCAGGCGTCCGTGGACAAAATCTGGCTCCAGGAGCTGATGAAGTACACGGGCACCGGAGTGAACGGCATGTCGTTCACCTATTGGTCGTGGAACCCCAACTCCGGAGACACCGGCGGCATCGCCAAGGACGACTGGACCTCGATCAACCAGGACAAACAGGACATTCTGCAGCCCTACCTGATCCCGCCGGTCGGCGGGGGCGGGGGCGGCAATCCGACGCCCACTCCGACCCCCACCCCGACGGCGGGGCCGGCCTCGTGCACCTCGTCCTACAAGCTCGTGAACTCCTGGCAGGGCGGCTTCCAGGGTGAGCTGACGGTCAAGAACACCGGCGGCTCGGCACTCGGCAACTGGGCGGCCACCTGGTCGATGCCGGCGGGTGTGACGCTCGCAAGCGCCTGGAACGCCGTCGTCACGACCAGCGGCACCACCTGGACGGCGAAGGGGCCCGACTGGGCCAGGAACCTTCCCGCCGGGCAGTCGGTCACCATCGGCTTCACCGCCAACGGCCCCTCCACTCCGGGCCCGGAGGCCGTCACCTGCTCCTGA
- a CDS encoding DUF6158 family protein, translating into MNRADPRNLSVRDLRDELNQLEETWLETILSGSEDALDNHASRTHELEEEVDRRQRGDDGPPPAPEETARP; encoded by the coding sequence ATGAACAGAGCCGACCCGAGAAACCTGAGCGTGCGAGATCTGCGCGATGAGCTGAACCAGCTCGAGGAGACCTGGTTGGAGACCATCCTGAGCGGTTCGGAGGATGCCCTCGACAACCACGCGTCGCGGACACATGAGCTGGAGGAAGAGGTTGACCGCCGTCAACGCGGCGACGACGGCCCCCCGCCGGCCCCGGAGGAGACGGCCCGCCCCTGA
- a CDS encoding Ig-like domain-containing protein: protein MSRNIARSWLVGGLIATVATGGIVTAPQIASAAASTPAALGTAAHSTAPAGTLVAGTVPRSDRGIPHETTTTTLTSSCDMGQVGPVIFFAAVTSSGRTTPTGTVGFATDQGRLGRDRLDAAGHAALAAPTLSKGVHQIVARYPGTNRLRPSVSALLTQRIGAGGLCPARTGNNRGREHQESDSRGRERQESNSRGRERQEEGQNRLSRKHDGSRPVRITRSRPEQAETGGAVETIRRAPRGVARHDAERESRPTTERTDRQRSEHAKDHSYQWL, encoded by the coding sequence GTGTCGCGAAACATCGCCCGTTCCTGGCTGGTGGGAGGACTCATCGCCACGGTTGCGACGGGGGGCATCGTCACGGCACCACAGATCGCGAGCGCAGCGGCATCGACGCCGGCGGCGCTCGGCACGGCGGCGCACTCCACGGCCCCGGCCGGGACTCTGGTCGCGGGCACCGTCCCCCGGTCCGATCGCGGGATCCCGCATGAGACGACCACAACGACACTGACCTCGTCGTGCGACATGGGGCAGGTGGGTCCGGTCATCTTCTTCGCGGCGGTCACCTCCTCAGGACGGACCACTCCCACCGGCACGGTCGGATTCGCCACCGACCAGGGGAGGCTGGGCAGGGACCGGCTCGACGCCGCCGGCCACGCGGCGCTGGCCGCCCCCACCCTCTCCAAGGGTGTGCACCAGATCGTCGCCAGATATCCGGGCACCAACCGGCTGAGGCCCAGCGTCTCGGCACTGCTGACCCAGCGGATCGGCGCCGGCGGTCTCTGCCCCGCGAGGACCGGGAACAACAGGGGCAGGGAGCACCAGGAGTCGGACAGCAGGGGCCGGGAGCGCCAAGAGTCGAACAGCAGAGGCCGGGAGCGCCAAGAGGAAGGCCAGAACAGGCTCTCGAGGAAGCACGACGGTTCGCGGCCGGTCAGGATCACCAGGTCCAGGCCGGAGCAGGCGGAGACGGGCGGCGCCGTGGAGACCATCCGTCGTGCTCCGCGCGGCGTCGCCAGGCACGACGCGGAGCGCGAGAGCAGGCCCACCACGGAACGCACGGACAGGCAGCGCTCGGAGCACGCGAAGGATCACTCGTACCAATGGCTGTGA